The Microbacterium luteum genome includes a region encoding these proteins:
- the hydA gene encoding dihydropyrimidinase translates to MATTLITGGTVVSATGRGEADVLIDGERIIAVLAPGSVLLGTDLAGSVDTVVDATGKYVIPGGIDAHTHMQLPFGGTFASDTFETGTRAAAWGGTTTIIDFAVQKYGERVQDGLARWHDLAAGNCAIDYGFHQIIGGVDDDSLAAMPALIDEGITSFKLFMAYPGVFYSDDAQILKAMQVSADTGLLTMMHAENGPAIDVLAEQLVAAGNTSPFFHGKARAWQMEEEATHRAIMLSHLTGAPLYVVHVSAKQAVEQLAWARDNGQNVFGETCPQYLYLSLEEQLGATSEEWGDFEGAKWVCSTPLRSHEEGHQDHMWQALRTNDLQMVSTDHCPFCMKDQKELGREDFRAIPNGIGSVEHRMNLMYQGVVTGRLTLERFVELTSTTPARMFGLYGRKGVIQPGADADIVVYDPRGHTSIGYHENPDGSPTGRTHHMNMDHSAWEGYEIDGHVDTVISRGRIIVDDDRYLGAAGDGQYLKRGLSQYLV, encoded by the coding sequence ATGGCAACCACACTCATCACGGGCGGGACCGTGGTCTCGGCGACCGGCCGGGGCGAAGCCGACGTGCTCATCGACGGCGAGAGGATCATCGCCGTCCTCGCGCCGGGATCGGTGCTCCTCGGCACGGACCTGGCCGGTTCCGTCGACACGGTCGTCGATGCCACCGGAAAGTACGTCATCCCCGGCGGGATCGACGCGCACACGCACATGCAGCTGCCCTTCGGCGGAACCTTCGCGTCGGACACGTTCGAGACGGGAACCCGCGCCGCCGCCTGGGGCGGCACCACCACGATCATCGACTTCGCGGTGCAGAAGTACGGCGAGCGCGTCCAGGACGGTCTTGCCCGCTGGCACGACCTCGCCGCCGGCAACTGCGCGATCGACTACGGCTTCCACCAGATCATCGGCGGTGTCGACGACGACTCCCTCGCCGCGATGCCGGCCCTCATCGACGAGGGGATCACGAGCTTCAAGCTCTTCATGGCCTATCCCGGCGTGTTCTATTCCGACGACGCGCAGATCCTCAAGGCGATGCAGGTCTCCGCCGATACGGGCCTGCTCACCATGATGCACGCCGAGAACGGGCCCGCCATCGACGTGCTGGCCGAGCAGCTCGTCGCCGCGGGGAACACCAGCCCGTTCTTCCACGGCAAGGCCCGCGCGTGGCAGATGGAGGAGGAGGCCACCCATCGGGCGATCATGCTCTCGCACCTCACCGGCGCGCCGCTCTATGTGGTGCACGTGAGCGCCAAGCAGGCCGTCGAGCAGCTCGCGTGGGCGCGCGACAACGGACAGAACGTGTTCGGCGAGACGTGCCCCCAGTACCTGTACCTGTCGCTCGAGGAGCAGCTCGGCGCCACGAGCGAAGAGTGGGGCGACTTCGAAGGCGCCAAATGGGTGTGCTCCACGCCGCTGCGATCGCACGAGGAGGGCCACCAGGACCACATGTGGCAGGCCCTGCGCACGAACGACCTTCAGATGGTCTCCACCGACCACTGCCCGTTCTGCATGAAGGACCAGAAGGAGCTCGGCCGCGAGGACTTCCGCGCGATCCCGAACGGGATCGGATCGGTCGAGCACCGCATGAACCTCATGTACCAGGGAGTCGTCACCGGGCGCCTCACCCTGGAGAGGTTCGTGGAGCTGACCTCGACGACCCCCGCTCGCATGTTCGGCCTCTATGGACGCAAGGGCGTCATCCAGCCCGGTGCCGATGCCGACATCGTCGTCTACGACCCGCGGGGGCACACCTCCATCGGCTACCACGAGAATCCCGACGGATCCCCCACGGGCAGAACCCATCACATGAACATGGATCACTCGGCATGGGAGGGGTACGAGATCGACGGACACGTCGACACCGTCATCTCCCGCGGACGGATCATCGTCGACGACGACCGCTACCTCGGCGCGGCCGGCGACGGTCAGTACCTCAAGCGCGGTCTGTCGCAGTACCTGGTGTGA
- a CDS encoding diacylglycerol kinase family protein: MAQASDTPREHDDPASGAPDIVEAAKPDDVAREPEDIAPDTADGEGEARRVDEEGATEPMGGGAERPAPKAALVYNPIKVDQDRLRKAVAHESEKAGWSEPLFYETTVDDLGDDVTRQALKAGATTVLVAGGDGTVRAVSEAMAGTGVPMAIIPSGTGNLLARNLRLPLDRPEPMIRAAFTGTQVAMDIGFAVLTRDDGSTSEHGFVVMGGMGLDAAMIANTNPDLKKTVGWVAYVDGAARSLASAKPFRVMYEIPGHKLHATRVQSVLFANCGRLPAGLDLIPEASINDGALDIVVFQPKGPLGWLLVWRRVAWDNSVLRRFRAGRRVLQLRTKDSAVRYSRGVGLHVGAGAAHPVQLDGDEFGDAVRADVRIDAGALTIVVPAGHDTSRL; this comes from the coding sequence ATGGCCCAGGCTTCGGACACGCCCCGAGAGCACGACGATCCTGCATCCGGCGCGCCCGACATCGTCGAAGCCGCGAAACCGGACGACGTCGCGCGGGAGCCCGAGGACATCGCGCCCGACACCGCCGACGGCGAAGGCGAAGCGCGCCGCGTCGACGAAGAGGGCGCCACCGAGCCCATGGGCGGTGGTGCGGAGCGCCCGGCCCCGAAGGCGGCCCTCGTGTACAACCCCATCAAGGTCGACCAGGATCGTCTGCGCAAGGCCGTCGCCCACGAGTCCGAGAAGGCCGGCTGGTCGGAGCCGCTGTTCTACGAGACGACCGTCGACGACCTCGGCGACGACGTCACCCGGCAGGCACTGAAGGCCGGCGCGACGACGGTGCTCGTCGCGGGAGGGGACGGCACCGTTCGCGCCGTCTCCGAAGCCATGGCGGGCACGGGGGTGCCGATGGCGATCATCCCGAGCGGCACCGGAAACCTGCTCGCCCGGAACCTCCGCCTCCCCCTCGACCGACCCGAGCCGATGATCCGCGCCGCGTTCACCGGAACGCAGGTCGCCATGGACATCGGCTTCGCGGTGCTCACCCGCGACGACGGGTCCACGAGCGAGCACGGCTTCGTGGTCATGGGGGGAATGGGCCTCGACGCGGCGATGATCGCCAACACGAACCCCGACCTGAAGAAGACCGTCGGGTGGGTCGCTTACGTCGACGGCGCGGCCCGGTCCCTCGCGAGCGCCAAGCCGTTCCGGGTGATGTACGAGATCCCCGGTCACAAGCTGCACGCTACGCGCGTGCAGTCGGTGCTCTTCGCCAACTGCGGTCGCCTGCCGGCGGGTCTCGACCTCATCCCCGAGGCGTCGATCAACGACGGCGCGCTCGACATCGTCGTGTTCCAGCCCAAGGGGCCGCTCGGATGGCTGCTCGTGTGGCGCCGCGTCGCGTGGGACAACAGCGTGCTGCGACGGTTCCGCGCCGGGCGCCGGGTGCTCCAACTGCGCACGAAGGACAGCGCGGTGCGCTACTCGCGGGGCGTCGGACTGCACGTCGGCGCCGGTGCCGCGCATCCGGTGCAGCTCGACGGCGACGAGTTCGGCGACGCCGTGCGGGCGGATGTGCGCATCGACGCCGGTGCCCTGACCATCGTCGTGCCGGCCGGCCACGACACCTCCCGCCTCTGA
- a CDS encoding cryptochrome/photolyase family protein, with protein sequence MASPSLVWFRDDLRLADHPALRAALDRDEPIVCVYVLDEESDGVRPLGGAARWWLHHSLAELRDRLADRGSGLILRRGAAGRVIRDLVDEIGAGAVFWNRRYGGPERDIDADLKADLRDGGVEVASFAANVLFEPWTVTTGAGKHFSVYTPFWNACQEMPAPRKPLPEPRDVPGPGRAPASDDLDDWELLPTRPDWAGGLRERWEPGELAARRRLREFLDDDLGSYDAARDEPAAGATSLLSPRLRWGELSPYTIWHDTLENAGSGAHAASAHGFLSEVGWREFAWHTLYHFPKLADKNLRSEYDAFPWPRLKPTNLEAWQQGRTGFRMVDAGMKELWASGYMHNRVRMVTASFLIKNLLIDWRHGEEWFWDTLVDADAANNPFNWQWVAGSGADAAPFFRVFNPELQADKFDKTGQYVREWAPEYADDTDDEPAEPMVDLKETRKRALDAFDVVKRSR encoded by the coding sequence ATGGCAAGCCCCTCCCTCGTCTGGTTCCGTGACGATCTGCGTCTCGCCGATCACCCGGCTCTGCGCGCGGCCCTCGACCGCGACGAACCGATCGTGTGCGTCTACGTGCTCGACGAGGAGTCCGACGGGGTCAGGCCTCTCGGCGGCGCGGCCCGATGGTGGCTGCATCACAGCCTCGCGGAGCTTCGGGACCGCCTCGCCGACCGGGGGTCGGGACTCATCCTCCGTCGCGGAGCGGCCGGTCGCGTGATCCGCGACCTGGTCGACGAGATCGGAGCCGGTGCGGTGTTCTGGAACCGGCGCTACGGCGGCCCGGAACGGGACATCGACGCCGACCTCAAGGCCGACCTGCGCGACGGCGGCGTGGAGGTCGCGTCATTCGCGGCGAACGTGCTGTTCGAGCCGTGGACGGTGACGACGGGGGCCGGAAAGCACTTCTCCGTCTACACGCCGTTCTGGAACGCGTGTCAGGAGATGCCCGCGCCGCGCAAGCCGCTCCCGGAGCCGCGCGACGTGCCAGGACCGGGCCGCGCCCCGGCATCCGACGATCTCGACGACTGGGAGCTCCTCCCCACGCGGCCGGACTGGGCGGGTGGCCTGCGCGAGCGGTGGGAGCCGGGCGAGCTGGCGGCGAGACGACGGCTGCGCGAGTTCCTCGACGACGATCTCGGATCCTACGACGCCGCCCGCGACGAGCCGGCCGCCGGCGCGACGTCGCTGCTGTCTCCGCGGCTGAGATGGGGAGAGCTGAGTCCCTACACGATCTGGCACGACACGCTCGAGAACGCCGGCTCGGGTGCGCACGCCGCATCGGCTCACGGGTTCCTGTCGGAGGTGGGATGGCGGGAGTTCGCGTGGCACACGCTCTACCACTTCCCGAAACTCGCCGACAAGAACCTGCGATCGGAGTACGACGCGTTCCCCTGGCCTCGCCTGAAGCCGACGAATCTCGAAGCGTGGCAGCAGGGCCGTACGGGATTCCGCATGGTCGACGCCGGCATGAAGGAGCTGTGGGCGTCGGGATACATGCACAACCGCGTGCGCATGGTGACCGCATCCTTCCTCATCAAGAACCTGCTCATCGACTGGCGACACGGCGAGGAGTGGTTCTGGGACACCCTCGTCGACGCGGATGCGGCCAACAACCCGTTCAACTGGCAGTGGGTGGCCGGATCCGGGGCTGATGCGGCACCGTTCTTCCGGGTGTTCAACCCCGAACTGCAGGCGGACAAGTTCGACAAGACCGGGCAGTACGTGCGCGAGTGGGCGCCGGAGTACGCCGATGACACGGACGACGAGCCGGCCGAACCGATGGTCGACCTCAAGGAGACGCGCAAGAGGGCGCTCGACGCGTTCGACGTGGTCAAGCGCTCCCGCTGA
- a CDS encoding LLM class flavin-dependent oxidoreductase, which translates to MTSPALSVLDLVPVRTGQTSSEAIAASLHLVSRAEELGYRRYWFAEHHNMPAVASTTPPVLAAAAAARTERIRIGSGGVMLPNHSPLVVAEQFAALEALAPGRVDLGIGRAPGSDPVITQLLRQSGTTSDVERFPEHVRDILNLVSPDGAALRFTSGGTYDVHATPAATGAPEVWLLGSSDYSAQLAAARGLPYVFANHFSGQGLERALEVYRTQFQPSEHLDAPRTFLTVNVIAAPTREEAEERSLPNQRMMARLRMNKPLVANETVEHAKATADEFAGMGETIMAAARATWIVGTGDEVAGELQSLAVRHDVDEVMISPIAGAYESEPLETSPGRVQTLELVHAARGALVA; encoded by the coding sequence ATGACCAGCCCCGCCCTCTCGGTGCTCGATCTCGTCCCGGTCCGCACCGGCCAGACCTCCTCCGAGGCGATCGCCGCGAGCCTGCACCTGGTGTCACGCGCCGAGGAACTCGGCTACCGGCGCTACTGGTTCGCCGAGCACCACAACATGCCCGCCGTCGCCTCGACGACACCGCCCGTGCTGGCTGCTGCCGCCGCGGCGCGCACCGAGCGCATCCGGATCGGATCCGGCGGCGTCATGCTGCCCAACCACTCCCCCCTCGTGGTGGCCGAGCAGTTCGCCGCGCTCGAGGCCCTGGCGCCCGGACGCGTCGACCTCGGCATCGGCCGGGCGCCCGGTTCGGATCCGGTGATCACGCAGCTGCTGCGTCAGAGCGGGACGACGAGCGACGTGGAGCGGTTCCCCGAGCACGTGCGCGACATCCTCAACCTCGTCTCACCCGATGGCGCCGCGCTGCGCTTCACCTCCGGCGGCACGTACGACGTGCACGCGACGCCGGCGGCGACCGGTGCGCCGGAGGTGTGGCTGCTCGGGTCGAGCGACTACTCGGCGCAGCTGGCCGCCGCGCGCGGACTGCCCTACGTCTTCGCCAACCACTTCTCGGGCCAGGGGCTCGAGCGTGCGCTGGAGGTGTATCGCACGCAGTTCCAGCCCTCGGAGCACCTGGATGCGCCGCGCACGTTCCTCACGGTGAACGTCATCGCCGCCCCGACGCGGGAGGAGGCCGAGGAGCGGTCGCTGCCCAACCAGCGGATGATGGCGCGCCTGCGCATGAACAAGCCCCTGGTGGCGAACGAGACGGTGGAGCACGCGAAGGCGACGGCCGACGAGTTCGCCGGCATGGGCGAGACCATCATGGCCGCCGCCCGCGCGACGTGGATCGTCGGCACGGGCGACGAGGTCGCGGGAGAACTGCAGAGCCTCGCGGTGCGCCACGATGTGGATGAGGTCATGATCTCGCCCATCGCCGGTGCCTACGAGTCGGAGCCGCTGGAGACCTCCCCCGGCCGGGTCCAGACGCTCGAACTCGTCCACGCCGCCCGCGGCGCACTCGTCGCCTGA
- a CDS encoding nitrilase-related carbon-nitrogen hydrolase, producing MTTVRAAISQTTWTGDVASMLDRHESFAREAAAQGADVMCFQELFYGPYFGITQEKKYYRLAEPVDGPIVQRFAAVAKELGMVMVLPIYEEAQTGVYYNTSVLVDADGRVVGSYRKNHLPHVEKFWEKFYFRPGNRGYPVFDTAIGKVGMYICYDRHFPEGWRELGLNGAHIVFNPNATKPGLSNRLWEIEGPAAAVANGYFVLQPNRVGREDNEYGEEAVDFYGTSQIIDPRGNFVGDRGSGTEEELLVRDLDMDMVQQMRDDWQFFRDRRPDTYGDIVAP from the coding sequence ATGACGACGGTACGCGCAGCCATATCTCAGACGACCTGGACGGGCGACGTCGCATCCATGCTCGACCGGCACGAGAGTTTCGCTCGCGAAGCGGCCGCTCAGGGCGCGGATGTCATGTGCTTCCAGGAGCTGTTCTACGGCCCGTACTTCGGAATCACGCAGGAGAAGAAGTACTACCGGCTCGCCGAGCCCGTCGATGGGCCGATCGTGCAGCGATTCGCCGCCGTCGCCAAGGAGCTCGGGATGGTCATGGTGCTGCCCATCTACGAGGAGGCGCAGACGGGGGTCTACTACAACACGTCGGTGCTCGTCGACGCCGACGGCCGGGTGGTCGGCAGCTACCGCAAGAACCACCTCCCCCACGTCGAGAAGTTCTGGGAGAAGTTCTACTTCCGTCCCGGCAACCGCGGGTACCCGGTCTTCGACACGGCGATCGGGAAGGTCGGCATGTACATCTGCTACGACCGTCACTTCCCCGAGGGCTGGCGCGAACTCGGCCTGAACGGCGCTCACATCGTGTTCAACCCGAACGCGACCAAGCCGGGGCTCTCGAACCGCCTGTGGGAGATCGAGGGACCGGCGGCGGCCGTGGCGAACGGATACTTCGTGCTGCAGCCCAACCGCGTCGGGCGTGAAGACAACGAGTACGGCGAGGAAGCCGTCGACTTCTACGGCACGAGCCAGATCATCGACCCCCGAGGGAACTTCGTCGGCGACCGCGGCTCCGGCACCGAGGAGGAACTCCTCGTGCGCGATCTCGACATGGACATGGTCCAGCAGATGCGGGACGACTGGCAGTTCTTCCGAGACCGCCGGCCGGATACGTACGGAGACATCGTCGCTCCCTGA